One region of Dehalococcoidia bacterium genomic DNA includes:
- a CDS encoding PQQ-binding-like beta-propeller repeat protein, protein MMNVYRLLWIIVSVLILLSPLIAACQPPAPSQSDATPVIAQNAGATLAGSPWPTFRHDTRNTGFSDIRAAYVEGEEPWMFQTGKGIFSTPVIDDKGTIYVGSADHYFYALNPDGTLKWKYETGEIIDSAGALSAFNPTAGYSAITFISGDGNMYRFRIDDVPMEQRKIWTFEAELRPGVSYNRWFEGNVAVGPDGTLYAGNTNFNYYAVNPDGTLKWTYETASNNWSQAAFANDGTIFWGSLDTYIRGVSPEGKELWRTRTLGFIAASAAVGSDGTVYMGGFDSNLYALDPKKGDVKWKFGASDHIYSSAALDRDAAGTTTAIYFGSADGTLYALRPDGSLIWKYDTGDVIRSSPVVGLAPSGDGRIIYFGCGNGKLYALNSDGSLRWAFDTNSTADELRDRNDLNGSPALGNTGVYIGGEHGQVWYVPYDYCLRANDARCASAQPFPDDVCALYYVTPGGNTLREFPDTLPPSAMIALRLVVREGGETVNARLCDSPVGCPQDALVAEIEPEVALDVDHSADGRYIYIRPRDFLAPGADYKLNIRGKYYTNGWRVGNMTLGGSEAGNFQGQFNFRAAAAEGGLPLSVSADKVTGLEWTRLAAPIPTMLPSLNQIGFDYIDWLIGPVAVSYPDAKGEGKFILWAIGARHDDRGQLAADPSGDFAIPLNGRYRGPDFILQNRNFPMAITGIMIPFNLFELRGRLAADGRSEYAAAFADTDTLGIPTFGPYMVIAGLANNWYQKLLVSGTYVTRPFDGAANHAPQGIHVTDISFKPSDGKEPAQATAEFSLEPGALYPVSEHRAALLLVDTQSNEAVYMDYLANTSAITDTDGNLKSVTLSIPAGTKLPAEVQIYVMLDVFPAAQKTVDTR, encoded by the coding sequence ATGATGAATGTATACAGGTTGTTGTGGATTATTGTCTCGGTATTGATCTTGCTCTCCCCTCTGATAGCCGCCTGCCAGCCGCCCGCTCCTTCTCAATCGGACGCAACTCCCGTAATTGCGCAAAATGCGGGCGCCACCCTGGCCGGCTCGCCCTGGCCCACCTTCCGCCACGATACGCGCAATACGGGTTTCAGCGACATACGGGCTGCGTACGTGGAAGGGGAAGAGCCGTGGATGTTCCAGACGGGCAAGGGCATCTTCTCAACGCCCGTCATCGACGATAAAGGCACGATCTACGTCGGATCAGCCGACCACTATTTCTATGCGCTCAATCCCGACGGTACTCTCAAATGGAAGTACGAGACGGGCGAGATCATCGATTCCGCCGGCGCCCTCAGTGCTTTCAATCCCACCGCAGGCTATTCCGCCATCACCTTTATCTCCGGCGACGGAAATATGTACCGTTTCCGCATCGACGACGTCCCCATGGAGCAGCGCAAGATATGGACCTTCGAGGCCGAGCTGAGGCCCGGAGTCAGCTACAACCGCTGGTTCGAGGGCAACGTGGCCGTCGGTCCGGACGGCACCCTCTACGCCGGCAATACCAATTTCAACTACTACGCCGTCAATCCCGACGGAACGCTCAAGTGGACCTACGAGACCGCCAGCAATAACTGGTCCCAGGCCGCCTTCGCCAATGACGGTACCATCTTCTGGGGCTCGCTCGACACCTACATCCGGGGCGTCAGTCCGGAGGGCAAAGAGCTCTGGCGCACCCGCACGCTGGGATTCATCGCGGCCTCGGCCGCGGTCGGCTCGGACGGCACGGTGTATATGGGCGGCTTCGACAGCAACCTGTATGCCCTCGACCCGAAGAAGGGTGATGTTAAATGGAAGTTCGGCGCGAGCGACCATATTTACTCCTCGGCCGCGCTGGACCGCGACGCGGCAGGCACCACCACCGCCATCTACTTCGGATCGGCGGACGGCACGCTGTACGCGTTGAGGCCGGACGGCTCGCTGATCTGGAAATACGACACGGGCGACGTTATTCGCTCATCGCCTGTGGTGGGCCTGGCGCCCTCGGGCGACGGGCGTATCATCTACTTCGGCTGCGGCAACGGAAAGCTTTACGCGCTTAATTCGGACGGCAGCCTGCGCTGGGCCTTCGATACCAATTCGACGGCGGACGAGCTGCGCGACCGCAACGACCTCAACGGCTCTCCCGCTTTGGGAAATACGGGCGTCTATATCGGCGGAGAGCATGGGCAGGTCTGGTACGTTCCCTACGACTACTGTCTGCGGGCCAACGACGCCCGCTGCGCCTCCGCGCAGCCCTTCCCGGACGACGTGTGCGCGCTCTACTATGTCACGCCTGGCGGCAACACGCTCAGAGAATTCCCTGATACATTGCCGCCCTCCGCCATGATCGCATTGCGCCTGGTCGTGCGCGAAGGCGGTGAAACGGTGAATGCGCGATTGTGCGACAGCCCGGTGGGCTGCCCGCAGGACGCCCTGGTGGCCGAGATCGAGCCGGAGGTCGCCCTGGACGTGGACCACTCGGCCGACGGGCGCTATATCTATATCCGGCCGCGGGATTTTCTTGCGCCGGGAGCAGACTATAAACTGAACATACGAGGGAAATACTATACGAACGGCTGGAGGGTGGGTAACATGACCCTGGGCGGGTCCGAGGCAGGCAACTTCCAGGGGCAGTTCAATTTCAGGGCTGCCGCGGCTGAGGGCGGATTGCCCCTCAGCGTCTCCGCCGATAAGGTGACTGGTCTGGAATGGACGCGACTGGCGGCGCCCATACCTACCATGCTGCCCAGCCTCAACCAGATCGGCTTCGACTATATCGACTGGCTGATCGGGCCGGTCGCCGTTTCATACCCTGATGCTAAAGGTGAGGGAAAATTCATACTCTGGGCTATCGGCGCCAGGCATGACGACAGAGGACAGCTGGCGGCCGATCCCTCCGGCGATTTCGCCATACCGCTCAACGGCCGCTACCGGGGCCCCGATTTCATACTGCAGAACCGCAACTTCCCCATGGCCATCACAGGCATCATGATTCCCTTCAACCTGTTCGAGCTGAGGGGACGCCTGGCAGCGGACGGGAGGTCCGAATACGCTGCGGCCTTCGCGGACACCGACACGCTGGGCATACCGACCTTCGGGCCGTACATGGTCATTGCCGGGCTGGCCAATAACTGGTACCAGAAGCTGCTGGTCTCGGGCACTTACGTGACGCGGCCCTTCGACGGCGCCGCCAACCATGCCCCGCAGGGGATACATGTGACGGATATAAGTTTCAAGCCTTCGGACGGAAAAGAACCCGCGCAGGCGACGGCGGAGTTCTCGCTGGAGCCCGGCGCCTTATACCCGGTTTCGGAGCACCGCGCCGCGCTGCTGCTGGTGGACACGCAGAGCAACGAGGCCGTCTACATGGATTACCTGG